One Lepus europaeus isolate LE1 chromosome X, mLepTim1.pri, whole genome shotgun sequence genomic window carries:
- the OTUD6A gene encoding OTU domain-containing protein 6A, which translates to MDITGNPVLGGKGREREFRAAPTATQRDSHLPLNIMERNKQQILRRQRREERELQARIQAMKHTVPKNDKKRRKQLLQEMAHLEAKMEEKHQQELELYFERRSRSSNVDSVTDGLARMALENQSLCLSRAQRRLKRKAALRQEHEERMEVLEMEDLASYRREEEEKLAAILRAKNLEMKNIPADGHCMYRAIQDQLTSFVAVDSLRHCASEYMQKHVDDFLPFFSNPDICDGCAHADFLKYCQDIVRRASWGTQLELRALSHILQTPIEVIRADSPALSIGEDYNTKPLTLVYLRHACVAGEHYNSVKLV; encoded by the exons ATGGACATCACAGGGAACCCAGTTTTGGGAGGAAAGGGCCGAGAACGCGAATTTAGG GCGGCGCCAACTGCCACCCAACGCGACTCCCACTTACCGTTAAACATCATGGAGCGCAACAAGCAGCAGATCCTTCGGCGCCAGCGCCGCGAGGAGAGAGAGCTCCAGGCCCGCATCCAGGCCATGAAGCACACAGTCCCAAAGAAtgataaaaagagaagaaagcagcTTCTCCAAGAAATGGCCCACCTCGAGGCCAAGATGGAGGAGAAgcaccagcaggagctggagctgtactTCGAGAGGCGCTCCCGCAGCAGCAACGTCGATTCTGTCACTGATGGGCTGGCCAGGATGGCTCTCGAGAACCAGTCACTGTGCCTCTCGAGAGCACAGCGAAGGCTCAAAAGAAAGGCAGCCCTCCGGCAGGAGCATGAGGAGAGGATGGAGGTGCTGGAGATGGAGGATCTGGCCAGCTACCGCCGcgaggaggaggagaagctggCTGCCATCCTGCGCGCCAAGAATCTGGAGATGAAGAATATCCCGGCCGACGGGCACTGCATGTACCGCGCCATCCAAGACCAGCTGACGTCCTTTGTGGCTGTGGACAGCCTTCGTCACTGCGCCTCCGAGTACATGCAGAAGCACGTCGACGACTTCCTGCCGTTCTTCAGCAACCCCGACATCTGCGACGGCTGCGCACACGCCGACTTCCTGAAATACTGCCAGGACATCGTGAGACGCGCCTCGTGGGGCACCCAGCTCGAGCTGAGGGCCCTGTCGCACATCCTGCAGACCCCCATCGAGGTGATCCGGGCCGATTCGCCCGCCCTCAGTATCGGGGAGGACTACAACACCAAGCCGCTCACCCTCGTCTACCTGCGCCACGCCTGCGTCGCCGGCGAGCACTACAATTCCGTGAAGCTGGTCTAG